The genome window ATTACTTTTTACAAAATTTGCCATTTCAAAGATGTACAGTGCTGGgaaagttaaaatatttaaaagtttaAAGTGCGGAGCACAGCCTTCTCGCATACCGATTCCAGAAATCGCTCGTACGCACCTTTTTTGGGCTATAAAAATTGCGTCTCTATATACAGAGTTCCCCCAAAATATCACTCCATACCGTAATATCGATTCCACAAGGCCATGGTATGCAGTTAACAATGCCTTCCTATCTACAACCTTAGCAAGATTCTGTAGTGCAAATGCTGACTTGCTTATTTTTTTGCAAACAATAAGCAAGTcagtaaatacatacttatacagggtgattcatgagtcgtgagcaggagtgaacagggtactggggagggtcacactgagcaactttcataatggggcaacactaaattgtgtaatttttttttcttaactatgacttaattgataagtacttaattgatagctaattatcaattacgttctaattatgacttaattgatgattaaagTGATTAActttaatcatcaattaagtcataattaaaacgtaattgataattaagTGATTAActttaatcatcaattaagtcataattagaacgtaattgataataaagtcattaactttaatcatcaattaagtcataattagaacgtaattgataattagctatcaattaagtacttatcaattaagtcatagttaagaaaaataatcacaattcagtgttgccccattatgaaagttgctcagcgtgaccctccccagtaccctgttcactcctgctcacgactcatgaatcaccctgtatacatagaaaacatccatgattcaggaacaaatatctgtgctcatcacacaaataaatgcccttaccgggattcgaactcaggactgcggcttagcaggcagggtcactaccgattgacccagaccggtcgtcaatcgtTAATTTTCCGTCCGgtcgttaatttttgttaacaacttccgctaattggggggtcccaaattctgaaaatatccctatatcccggtcattaagtcaattaaaaatatacaatttacCTTGAAATACATTTGAACAAGAGTAAATCTTGAAGCTGTTCTCGTAAGAGAAAACAATTGACAACTGATACATTTCAAAAAACGAAACATTCTTTTATAACACTGAATTTGCAAATCGATTGATATCGTAAGTGTAAGGAGTAATTTACTGTCGTGTAATAATTAAGACAGCCCAAACACAGAATGTTTAAATATTGAAAAGCGATCAATTCCACCATCTCGCGTTAAAATTAATTGACACGGGTGTTGTTTTAATTGATCATTACTTAACAAACATATTTATGGTTTTTGGAGTCATGCACTGTTATTAGTAACGTTTAAGTAATCAACAACATCAATAATAACTATTAACTAcacataagtaggtatgttaaTATTTAATTCATTCACgtttatacaaatacataatgaTGACTGACTTTATGTTAAGAAATGTATATCCCTGTACTTAGGTAATGTTTGGTCTACCGTCTATATTTATAAATGGAAATAAAGGACttgattttgtaaaatatatattcatcgttttataaaaagttttcCCAGGTTTATACAAtgagaatgaggaggcacactcaaaggttatgacagatggcgccacattattagtccattgcacagataaagaatttcatacgtaaaAGCGaagagatgattttttttttctcttttacatatgaatgacagtgacatgcctagacccatcctagacacttgcacaggcgccgcctggcgggataaaatgtcagtgtgcctcctcattgtgaaTGAAGGAAATGTCAGATGTAACACGATTTAAATATATTAGAGTGAgaagaaaatatatttgagtTCGTAAGTCGGGCCTTGGTAACTGGTAAACGAAAACAGGTTAGACACTCAGCTCAATTTAATAGTtgaattaattattttcatgtTAGAATTACTAAATCGATAGATAGATACTTACacacttttttcaaaatttcatcgATTTGCCAAGGACCTCAAAGCACTGAGTACATGTAATTAGCAAAAACGAAATAAtgcaattttaatttataatcttACGAACATGATATCAGTGAAAGAATTCTTAAGTTTACGAAATATCCATACACAGAGCTTTTACTGATACAGAGACCTGAATTTCAACAACTGTACATTTTATCACTGATGGTTGCGTTATTTCGAATTATAAAATGAGTAGTTTGTTTTACACATTTAACAGTTTACACTTGTCTTTTCACCAAACAACACAGTTagctaaatattatttaaaatgtacttTAAGGTAAGGATGACGTATTATCATAATCATCACAATTCATTAGAACACAACTATTCaactgaggagtgtcttttcaaaagggcttatttccattttttctttttttttaactatgaacGCAGTTCtttttagtatagaaaattacgtgttgttttgagattaaagctcaaaaagtctcgccttgatctttaaaaaaaagggtaacatcaaagtttagaacacactttgaaaaatgtgtaatgattatttatgtggttaaaccaatgtatgtagtacaacaacattgatatcaactaacttaatacaaaatccaaaaataaaataaaacttttttaaaataataacatttacgctacaaggccacaacaaaagggcttaattcccaaaagttcgcatcaaaagtgcttaattctcaaaacatatggtaattacatatttatttaggtacacatgttacgtttggtgtaatcatagcattaacgtcaacttacaatattacaattttgcaaattaaatattaatttcaaaatcaataccgttgaattatgtttttctcgatttcccaaaaaaagtacaaagtggaaataatcccttttgaaaagacactcctcaactaTCATAAGATTGTTTACTTAGTAACAGTTTGATCGTGCTACTTGATGCTATACTAATATAGTTTAAACTTAATAATAGGCAAAAATAGTGtgtttatttaagtaaataagacCTACATACAGAATCTGTTCATCCATTTTCAATAACATTacataactttaaaataaaacgaGTACTTTTGAAAATACGCGCAATTACACAGGTAATATGCCTTGCGGCTTTCGTCAGCGCAGTGATGTCCCAGCACGGGCACGAGCACGCGCACTCCTCGCAGCACATCTCCAAGCACGACGGGCACGCGGAGCCGGTCGTCATCAAGGACCACCACGGCCACGAGAAACATGTCGACTACTACGTAAGCAACAAACAACATAAGTCTGTTACAATGCCTTCTTTTGTTTTGCCTACACACTGACAGTTGAATTGTGTTACAGACGCATCCCAAGTATGAGTTCAAGTACGAGGTCTCGGACAAGCACACGGGCGACCACAAGACGCAGCACGAGCACCGCGACGGCGACGTCGTCAAGGGCTTCTACAGCCTGCACGAGCCCGACGGCTCCGTCAGGGACGTGCACTACGAAAGCGATAAGAAGACTGGGTTAGTTGTTTTATTTCTCAACTGTGTCTCAGCTCATGGCATGTTTTTGTTGTTAGAaatgtacctaagtaggtagTTATTTTAATTTGCTTACCCAAAGAGACACGTCAAGTTATGAAAGAATACACACAAATATCTCCATGTGACTGAAGATATTGtatctattttaattttgtagttaattGATCATTTActaattcattattttgtttGCAGTTTCCACGCTGAGGTGAAGCACAGCACCCACCACATCGTACCGGAGCACCACCATCACCATTAACGTTTGTTTCTACTAACCATATTTGaccaattattatttaaatataaaaatagtattttgacaataaagtttgtttaaaaaaaatacttaagtttGTTTCTTATTACAACATtaaagtacctaagtataaaagataaacattacAACGAGTGACCGAATTAAGCGAAGTAAATAAGTTCTTTCTTTCAACTTGGAGCACACAATGTCATAACTGTCATATCCTGCTTTATTTCGAAGCAGTAGCTAGATAATCTAGATATACCATATATAGGTTATTTCAATGACAGATGAACTAACATtattaacggaatggtggccgcttattgatctgggtacgtagccgaatggcacaaacgaaacgctcataggtatctatctctatcgctcttgcgtattggcgcgacagagccagactacctttcgcggcgtttcgttttcgtttcgcgtcgcagaaatgcaattcggctacggcacctgagcgcttggcatccgttggctcgttggcgACACAGACAATTTTATTGCGGATCACAACAGAATGACTATAGCACAGGACCGGgaaaagtggcgtactagaagagaggcctatgctgaACAGTGGGTAGTAAAAGGCTGatgtgatgataatgatgatgatttcaATACTCAATTTTTGACTAAACTATAAACTAAACTcgtaattaatactaataaactaaactttttttgaGGAAAATTGTCCTCCACGTTTATATTTCGTCTCAAAATCACAAGTAAAAGTTTGTTTGTTTAGTAAAAATTATTCAGTAGGTAAGTCTGATATACATTTTCTTTCAagttaaacataaaatttattttaataattattaaaagtaTAACTAGGTATAAGAGATTTTACATGTTAAGGCTTCCACATAAGTAATAAATTTAGAGAACCGAATACTTAAATACACATAATTGTACTTTACTTACTCATAGTTGGCCCGTCTTCAGGAGCACTATGAATCAGTATACACACAATACATAAGCCGAAAATGAGGCATTAATGCGTTAATTGTTCTGTAATTGCAGAACAACTTGAAAAAGTATATCCtgttgtcatatttttttttaggtaaATCAATTCAAACATGAtacctaataatattatattatcgtATTGACCACATATTATGTGGTCAAATGGATTGTCAATATTTAATACACTTTGGATgacttttaataataataaacttggCAGTCTGTTCGAAATAGGAATTTCGGAATAGGTAAACTGAAATCAGTAAACTGTCTTAAATATACAGACATTAGGTAACAAttacattttagttttttttatagaaataaaatagtacattacgatacaagtgcgtaaaaaaggaacgttttcgcacgtgtatcgtacgacgtttttcagtacagatgagcctccgaagtttcgacctggcatataatgaaccacttctcgcactagtgcgtaaaaaaaacaccatctgtactgaaaaaatgttttcagtacagataaactattttataaattatgtttagtatgactaaaaataaacaattacatatgaaatatcaatgttttaaacattaatcactttatagtatgtttatacatttttctactcccgtgttgttattcatcatttaccgtgtcgtgcatagatcgctaaaaccctacataaaagatgcccgcccccgcccgacGCACCGCGCAACCaagcatacgatatagctcttaaagcattgttaagTAGCCTTtaaagggatatagcgggccgcggggcgccggccgggggtgggcggcggcgcggggagtgggagcgacagggtgagtgcagaaacattgcagaggacaagtcaatatacttataggaaacagtgcgaatttctcgaaagttattaagataactattcaaaagtaagtgcatggtcgtagaaaaagtattgtaagcaacggtgtttaactgagtcaaaaaatactcgtggagtcgtggcgtcttaataacaattttcggcttcgcctcaaattgttacatTTGTTACCCAcgtcactcgtcttttttgacctcctttaaacgcctgttgcataaaatactattatttcgtcttagtaaaatatacttaatattaaaacagctcggtaagtagtcgtaaaataaaacgcatactttttacgcacgagtgcgtaaaaaccaacttctcgcacgctaaacagccaaaaaacgggcactttttgagcaactgtattaaaatactacattacgatacaagtgcgtaaaaaaggaagttcgaaacgagtggcgataaattaaaacacgaccgaaggaagtgttttaaatcgacacgagttacgaataagttatttgcaatacttcgAGTCATAAAtggatttaaaattaaaatgtaggtacatattaaacaatcgtcccaaatcgtaatgtttatgtttatatggcacacaatgaaataaataaattgtgttggatggatagcaaaatcgaaaatatgaacgcaagCATAACGCAAGTTTcaaagcttcaaagataggtacgtcaatgtcaatgcgaaaattgggagttcggattgtttatcgttttatttcgttgtagtaatgttttttcgcaactgtattaaaaaaacatcgttcgtcacacgtgcgagaatgtcattcttcacttgTCTCGAgttttgccactcgcgtgccgctcgtggcaaaatgtctcggtCCTAGTGATGtcatgacatacttctcgcacttataacgaaatgtactattatagccactttaatagtacattactacagaggccgggacaaaaggggttgccggccgaagacatatagacggccgagcgaagcgaggtcggataggtctgaggcgggcaaccccatttcccgccgaggtatgtatagtgcttttctcaaacatggtatgaaataaataaagtctactgaaaatagtaactttggatggctgtatctcctaaacggtgcgtcgtagcgcaaaaataatcgaattttcgttcccctttgataacccgtatacgcttataaaaaaagaaaaagttaaaaaaaaaataaaaaaaaaaacgaaaaaaaatttttttgtatgaaaacgcaccctaaaatcaaatattgtctagggcctgtaccagttgcagtcggcacgtctataaagccccttatagtttttttttttaattggctaaatacctggatgttatgtcacaattatctgtctttggaaattaaaaaagaggactttgccggccttggcctgcaaggtttgtatgaaattccattatctatcaatcgtcctagccgcacctgcaacgtcatacttcgctgccaattataaggcacataacatcaatatttcataccatgtttgcgaaaaatatttttaaaacatgcCTGATTATGTATCGTCAAAAACATTTCTCCA of Leguminivora glycinivorella isolate SPB_JAAS2020 chromosome 5, LegGlyc_1.1, whole genome shotgun sequence contains these proteins:
- the LOC125226232 gene encoding cuticle protein 19-like — encoded protein: MYFKVICLAAFVSAVMSQHGHEHAHSSQHISKHDGHAEPVVIKDHHGHEKHVDYYTHPKYEFKYEVSDKHTGDHKTQHEHRDGDVVKGFYSLHEPDGSVRDVHYESDKKTGFHAEVKHSTHHIVPEHHHHH